Proteins found in one Oncorhynchus keta strain PuntledgeMale-10-30-2019 chromosome 2, Oket_V2, whole genome shotgun sequence genomic segment:
- the LOC127909428 gene encoding prion-like-(Q/N-rich) domain-bearing protein 25 isoform X1 → METTNINCWCLTRACYSSTNINYRCLNRACYSSTNLIYRCLTRACYSSINIIYRCLNRACYSSINIIYRCLNRACYSSINIIYRCLNRACYSSINIIYRCLNRACYSSININYRCLNRACYGSININYRCLNRACYSSTNIIYRCLNRACYSSTNIIYRCLNRACYSSTNINYRCLNRACYSSTNINYRCLNRACYSSTNINYRCLNRACYSSTNINYRCLNRACCSSTNINYRCMNRACYSSTNINYRCMNRACYSSPNINYRCLTRACYSSTNLNYRCMNRACYSSTNIIYRCMNRACYSSTNINYRCLTRT, encoded by the exons ATGGAAACTACAAACATAAACTGCTGGTGTTTGACTAGGGCCTGCTACAGTAGCACAAACATAAACTACAGGTGTTTGAATAGGGCCTGCTACAGTAGCACAAACCTAATCTACAGGTGTTTGACTAGAGCCTGCTACAGTAGCATAAACATAATCTACAGGTGTTTGAATAGGGCCTGCTACAGTAGCATAAACATAATCTACAGGTGTTTGAATAGGGCCTGCTACAGTAGCATAAACATAATCTACAGGTGTTTGAATAGGGCCTGCTACAGTAGCATAAACATAATCTACAGGTGTTTGAATAGGGCCTGCTACAGTAGCATAAACATAAACTACAGGTGTTTGAATAGGGCCTGCTATGGTAGCATAAACATAAACTACAGGTGTTTGAATAGGGCCTGCTACAGTAGCACAAACATAATCTACAGGTGTTTGAATAGGGCCTGCTACAGTAGCACAAACATAATCTACAGGTGTTTGAATAGGGCCTGCTACAGTAGCACAAACATAAACTACAG GTGTTTGAATAGGGCCTGCTACAGTAGCACAAACATAAACTACAGGTGTTTGAATAGGGCCTGCTACAGTAGCACAAACATAAACTACAGGTGTTTGAATAGGGCCTGCTACAGTAGCACAAACATAAACTACAGGTGTTTGAATAGGGCCTGCTGCAGTAGCACAAACATAAACTACAGGTGTATGAATAGGGCCTGCTACAGTAGCACAAACATAAACTACAGGTGTATGAATAGGGCCTGCTACAGTAGCCCAAACATAAACTACAGGTGTTTGACTAGGGCCTGCTACAGTAGCACAAACTTGAACTACAGGTGTATGAATAGGGCCTGCTACAGTAGCACAAACATAATCTACAGGTGTATGAATAGGGCCTGCTACAGTAGCACGAACATAAACTACAGGTGTTTGACTAGGACCTGA
- the LOC127909428 gene encoding prion-like-(Q/N-rich) domain-bearing protein 25 isoform X2, translating into METTNINCWCLTRACYSSTNINYRCLNRACYSSTNLIYRCLTRACYSSINIIYRCLNRACYSSINIIYRCLNRACYSSINIIYRCLNRACYSSINIIYRCLNRACYSSININYRCLNRACYGSININYRCLNRACYSSTNIIYRCLNRACYSSTNIIYRCLNRACYSSTNIIYRCLNRACYSSTNINYRCLNRACYSSTNINYRCLNRACYSSTNINYRCLNRACCSSTNINYRCMNRACYSSTNINYRCMNRACYSSPNINYRCLTRACYSSTNLNYRCMNRACYSSTNIIYRCMNRACYSSTNINYRCLTRT; encoded by the exons ATGGAAACTACAAACATAAACTGCTGGTGTTTGACTAGGGCCTGCTACAGTAGCACAAACATAAACTACAGGTGTTTGAATAGGGCCTGCTACAGTAGCACAAACCTAATCTACAGGTGTTTGACTAGAGCCTGCTACAGTAGCATAAACATAATCTACAGGTGTTTGAATAGGGCCTGCTACAGTAGCATAAACATAATCTACAGGTGTTTGAATAGGGCCTGCTACAGTAGCATAAACATAATCTACAGGTGTTTGAATAGGGCCTGCTACAGTAGCATAAACATAATCTACAGGTGTTTGAATAGGGCCTGCTACAGTAGCATAAACATAAACTACAGGTGTTTGAATAGGGCCTGCTATGGTAGCATAAACATAAACTACAGGTGTTTGAATAGGGCCTGCTACAGTAGCACAAACATAATCTACAGGTGTTTGAATAGGGCCTGCTACAGTAGCACAAACATAATCTACAG GTGTTTGAATAGGGCCTGCTACAGTAGCACAAACATAATCTACAGGTGTTTGAATAGGGCCTGCTACAGTAGCACAAACATAAACTACAGGTGTTTGAATAGGGCCTGCTACAGTAGCACAAACATAAACTACAGGTGTTTGAATAGGGCCTGCTACAGTAGCACAAACATAAACTACAGGTGTTTGAATAGGGCCTGCTGCAGTAGCACAAACATAAACTACAGGTGTATGAATAGGGCCTGCTACAGTAGCACAAACATAAACTACAGGTGTATGAATAGGGCCTGCTACAGTAGCCCAAACATAAACTACAGGTGTTTGACTAGGGCCTGCTACAGTAGCACAAACTTGAACTACAGGTGTATGAATAGGGCCTGCTACAGTAGCACAAACATAATCTACAGGTGTATGAATAGGGCCTGCTACAGTAGCACGAACATAAACTACAGGTGTTTGACTAGGACCTGA